From a single Maylandia zebra isolate NMK-2024a linkage group LG3, Mzebra_GT3a, whole genome shotgun sequence genomic region:
- the LOC112431816 gene encoding uncharacterized protein LOC112431816 isoform X1: MKTAWFSFLLFGVCVLLLSAPTVSAVSLSVSPNLQQVFRGSSSVYLSCVDDGQTADGWTVKRTRGNFTEDCGAAGSEFSRINSSFCVLGLSLSTGGNFLCVSSSGHQSEEVSISVSGKDVILEIPALPVMTGSDVTLYCRPKEGERRKSYFVRDNVTLGSGPEGKWILSNVQRSDEGLYSCHTDIHPPSPQSRLRVRVDSPSPRSSAPPITPLPPPPSMSVLRLVLHLVVFCPYVACTALLLSIFATSSGNTPVVSMETSHPAVQDGVTTEHHF; this comes from the exons ATGAAGACTGCATGGTTCTCTTTTCTCCTCTTCG gtgtgtgtgtgctgctgctgtctgcacCGACTGTTTCTGCAG tgtctctgtctgtcagtcCAAACCTTCAGCAGGTCTTCAGAGGATCTTCTTCAGTGTATCTGAGTTGTGTTGATGATGGACAGACAGCTGATGGATGGACAGTGAAGAGGACCAGAGGAAACTTCACTGAGGACTGTGGAGCAGCTGGTTCAGAGTTTAGTAGGATTAACAGTTCCTTCTGTGTTCTCGGTCTCAGTCTCTCCACTGGTGGAAATTTCCTGTGTGTAAGCTCATCTGGACATCAGAGTGAAGAAGTCTCCATCAGTGTCTCAG GCAAAGATGTGATCCTGGAGATTCCTGCACTTCCTGTCatgacaggaagtgatgtcactttGTACTGTAGACCCAAAGAGGGAGAAAGACGAAAGTCTTACTTCGTCAGAGATAATGTTACACTTGGATCTGGACCTGAAGGAAAGTGGATTCTCTCTAACGTCCAGCGGTCTGATGAAGGTCTCTACTCGTGTCATACTGATATTCATCCACCTTCTCCTCAGAGCAGActgagggtcagag TAGACTCCCCCTCCCCTCGTTCTTCTGCTCCCCCCATCACCCctcttcctccccctccctctatGTCAGTGCTCAGACTCGTCTTGCACCTGGTGGTCTTCTGTCCATACGTGGCCtgcactgctctgctgctgtccATCTTCGCCACCAGCTCAG GTAACACACCTGTCGTTTCCATGGAAACGAGCCATCCTGCTGTACAGGATGGCGTCACCACTGAGCATCACTTCTGA
- the LOC112431816 gene encoding uncharacterized protein LOC112431816 isoform X2, protein MKTAWFSFLLFGVCVLLLSAPTVSAVSLSVSPNLQQVFRGSSSVYLSCVDDGQTADGWTVKRTRGNFTEDCGAAGSEFSRINSSFCVLGLSLSTGGNFLCVSSSGHQSEEVSISVSGKDVILEIPALPVMTGSDVTLYCRPKEGERRKSYFVRDNVTLGSGPEGKWILSNVQRSDEGLYSCHTDIHPPSPQSRLRVRDSPSPRSSAPPITPLPPPPSMSVLRLVLHLVVFCPYVACTALLLSIFATSSGNTPVVSMETSHPAVQDGVTTEHHF, encoded by the exons ATGAAGACTGCATGGTTCTCTTTTCTCCTCTTCG gtgtgtgtgtgctgctgctgtctgcacCGACTGTTTCTGCAG tgtctctgtctgtcagtcCAAACCTTCAGCAGGTCTTCAGAGGATCTTCTTCAGTGTATCTGAGTTGTGTTGATGATGGACAGACAGCTGATGGATGGACAGTGAAGAGGACCAGAGGAAACTTCACTGAGGACTGTGGAGCAGCTGGTTCAGAGTTTAGTAGGATTAACAGTTCCTTCTGTGTTCTCGGTCTCAGTCTCTCCACTGGTGGAAATTTCCTGTGTGTAAGCTCATCTGGACATCAGAGTGAAGAAGTCTCCATCAGTGTCTCAG GCAAAGATGTGATCCTGGAGATTCCTGCACTTCCTGTCatgacaggaagtgatgtcactttGTACTGTAGACCCAAAGAGGGAGAAAGACGAAAGTCTTACTTCGTCAGAGATAATGTTACACTTGGATCTGGACCTGAAGGAAAGTGGATTCTCTCTAACGTCCAGCGGTCTGATGAAGGTCTCTACTCGTGTCATACTGATATTCATCCACCTTCTCCTCAGAGCAGActgagggtcagag ACTCCCCCTCCCCTCGTTCTTCTGCTCCCCCCATCACCCctcttcctccccctccctctatGTCAGTGCTCAGACTCGTCTTGCACCTGGTGGTCTTCTGTCCATACGTGGCCtgcactgctctgctgctgtccATCTTCGCCACCAGCTCAG GTAACACACCTGTCGTTTCCATGGAAACGAGCCATCCTGCTGTACAGGATGGCGTCACCACTGAGCATCACTTCTGA